From a region of the Mycolicibacterium sp. MU0050 genome:
- a CDS encoding DUF5631 domain-containing protein, whose protein sequence is MNAPAFSAPSAPSTPLGPQQLADSFTRGMDVGAPMSQGTGALTQNVMDTAFRPPAATPDFAAPTGGGNFSPGTTPSSGFAMAEAAPHAGGSTGYAAHSTMAPAPTMYAAPIAPMATMAPAAPVMSGGPLPAYGADLRPAAMAAPVASSAPLPPAAAPASAPTSAASANALHQQGPVVRQAPTPAATSSVPMGLTETATAAATSGAVTGALSAEAATRTRLQNLLEAVARQEPKLRWAVGERDDGTTVLVTDLAGGWIPPHVEIPTGLTLLEPAARRNGLEALLAGAAIIETWSPGQFIPDPKDVPPAPMSLRARDLPEVDDINWELTQATNWRDGLPRLAHTLAKAGVAGTGILDTEADLLHQHLTATAESVLRAYPEADPNAVGNWQLLAAIDALIAQRPTTLNYHFAWFLALHMATGGDRR, encoded by the coding sequence GTGAACGCCCCCGCGTTCTCGGCCCCCTCTGCCCCCTCGACCCCGTTGGGTCCGCAGCAGCTGGCGGACAGCTTCACCCGGGGCATGGATGTGGGCGCGCCGATGTCGCAGGGCACCGGGGCGCTGACCCAGAACGTCATGGACACCGCCTTCCGGCCGCCGGCGGCCACCCCGGACTTCGCCGCGCCCACCGGCGGCGGAAACTTCTCCCCGGGGACCACCCCCAGCTCCGGGTTCGCCATGGCCGAGGCCGCCCCGCACGCCGGCGGCTCCACCGGATACGCCGCGCACAGCACCATGGCCCCGGCCCCCACCATGTACGCCGCGCCCATCGCCCCGATGGCCACCATGGCCCCGGCCGCCCCCGTCATGTCCGGCGGCCCGCTCCCGGCCTACGGCGCCGACCTGCGCCCCGCCGCCATGGCCGCCCCTGTCGCGTCCTCGGCTCCCCTGCCGCCGGCCGCCGCCCCGGCGTCGGCCCCGACGTCCGCGGCCAGCGCCAACGCGCTGCACCAACAAGGACCCGTCGTCCGTCAGGCACCCACCCCGGCGGCCACCAGCTCCGTCCCCATGGGTCTGACCGAAACCGCCACCGCCGCAGCCACTTCCGGCGCCGTCACCGGCGCCCTCTCGGCCGAGGCCGCCACCCGGACCCGCCTGCAGAACCTCCTCGAGGCCGTCGCCCGCCAGGAACCCAAGCTGCGCTGGGCCGTCGGCGAACGCGACGACGGCACCACCGTCCTGGTCACCGACCTCGCTGGCGGGTGGATCCCACCGCACGTCGAAATCCCCACCGGGCTGACGCTTCTCGAGCCCGCAGCGCGCCGCAACGGCCTCGAAGCACTGCTCGCCGGCGCGGCCATCATCGAGACCTGGTCTCCCGGCCAGTTCATCCCCGACCCCAAGGACGTGCCGCCGGCCCCGATGTCCCTGCGCGCCCGCGACCTGCCGGAAGTCGACGACATCAACTGGGAGCTCACCCAGGCCACCAACTGGCGCGACGGCCTACCCCGCCTGGCCCACACCCTGGCCAAGGCCGGGGTCGCCGGCACCGGCATCCTCGATACCGAGGCCGACCTGCTGCACCAACACCTCACCGCCACCGCCGAATCCGTGCTCCGCGCCTACCCCGAGGCAGACCCGAACGCCGTCGGCAACTGGCAGTTGCTCGCCGCCATCGACGCGTTGATCGCGCAGCGGCCCACGACCTTGAACTATCACTTCGCCTGGTTCTTGGCGCTGCACATGGCGACGGGAGGGGACCGCCGATGA
- a CDS encoding bifunctional phosphatase PAP2/diacylglycerol kinase family protein, with protein MNLPWQRARGLQRITQGMGTLDREVFDAIANSPTPLLDTVMPPLTRAADHSKLWLAIAAALVASGRPNAQRAATRGVVTLAVTSLVTNQVAKRVWRRDRPSRTSVPLPRQIKRFPTSNSLPSGHSASAAAFAVAVGLENPPIGFGLALLGGLVGLSRVATGAHYPGDVLAGFGLGAAIAVVGGKLVPPIVETQLPSTEPLVVDTPPRPDGAGVVLVVNPASGSGTGAEVIEEVREALPRAEIVELDADDDPVEVLKSAAERAEVLAVGGGDGTVSTAAAIAVEAKLPLAVFPAGTFNHFAKDIGCPTVADTVQAIRNGTVACVDLVCLNEEHMVINTASIGAYPLFVQTREKLERRLGKKVAGAYAMLHTLRHGEPVQISYDNKTLQTSLFFLGNSVYLPTGFAPSRRTRMDDGLIDVRILETGRRFARTRILTALALGRLERSPLYHEIQAPEFSFRSDEPTPVARDGEVGDEIDHASFTSLYRVLPVFRPLP; from the coding sequence ATGAACCTGCCCTGGCAACGCGCGCGCGGACTTCAACGGATCACCCAGGGGATGGGGACCCTGGACCGCGAGGTGTTCGACGCCATCGCCAACTCGCCCACACCCCTGCTGGACACCGTGATGCCACCGCTGACCCGGGCGGCCGACCACTCCAAGCTGTGGCTGGCCATCGCCGCGGCGCTGGTCGCCTCAGGTCGGCCCAACGCCCAGCGCGCGGCCACGCGCGGCGTCGTCACGCTGGCGGTCACCAGCCTGGTCACCAACCAGGTGGCCAAACGGGTCTGGAGACGCGACCGGCCCAGCCGGACGTCGGTGCCGCTGCCCCGGCAGATCAAGCGCTTCCCCACGTCGAACTCGCTGCCGTCGGGGCACTCCGCGAGCGCGGCGGCTTTCGCGGTGGCGGTCGGCCTGGAGAACCCGCCCATCGGCTTCGGCCTGGCGCTGCTCGGCGGGCTGGTGGGCCTGTCCCGGGTCGCCACCGGCGCCCATTACCCCGGCGACGTGCTGGCCGGATTCGGGCTGGGCGCGGCCATCGCCGTCGTCGGCGGCAAACTCGTCCCGCCCATCGTGGAGACGCAACTGCCCAGCACCGAACCACTGGTCGTGGACACCCCGCCGCGGCCCGACGGCGCCGGGGTGGTCCTCGTGGTCAACCCCGCCTCCGGCAGCGGCACCGGCGCCGAAGTCATCGAGGAGGTCCGCGAGGCGCTGCCGCGCGCGGAGATCGTCGAACTCGACGCCGACGACGACCCCGTCGAGGTGCTGAAGTCCGCGGCCGAACGCGCCGAGGTGCTCGCCGTGGGCGGCGGCGACGGCACCGTCTCCACCGCCGCCGCCATCGCCGTGGAAGCCAAGCTGCCGCTGGCGGTGTTCCCGGCCGGCACCTTCAACCATTTCGCCAAGGACATCGGCTGCCCCACCGTCGCCGACACGGTGCAGGCCATCCGCAACGGCACGGTGGCCTGCGTGGACCTGGTGTGCCTCAACGAGGAACACATGGTGATCAACACCGCCAGCATCGGCGCCTACCCCCTGTTCGTCCAGACCCGCGAGAAGCTGGAACGGCGCCTGGGCAAGAAGGTCGCCGGGGCCTACGCCATGCTGCACACGCTGCGCCACGGCGAGCCCGTACAGATCAGCTACGACAACAAGACCCTGCAGACGTCATTGTTCTTCCTGGGCAATTCGGTGTATCTGCCAACGGGATTCGCCCCGTCACGACGCACCCGGATGGACGACGGCCTGATCGACGTGCGCATCCTGGAGACCGGCCGGCGCTTCGCACGAACCCGCATCCTGACCGCGCTGGCGCTCGGGCGGCTGGAACGTAGCCCGCTCTACCACGAGATCCAGGCCCCGGAGTTCAGCTTTCGCAGCGACGAACCCACCCCCGTCGCCCGGGACGGGGAAGTCGGCGACGAGATCGACCACGCGTCGTTCACGTCGCTGTATCGAGTGTTGCCGGTCTTCCGCCCCCTACCGTGA
- a CDS encoding phosphatase PAP2 family protein produces MTRRTAVTAVAAAVLYVVLWVGFALEWSWLTTFDGWFLDPMRDFGVAHPAWVALWDAFCILLGPAVFRLLTLIPIIWLLVRGDRAAALFLFVSVELNGVVIEVAKYLADRPRPETAMVEAWSTSFPSGHALGVLVSVLALLTVLLPMVAPRWRRPLMVAGAVIVVAIGWGRVVLNVHHPSDVLAGWALGYLYFLACRPLLTVGGGRPATLDTAT; encoded by the coding sequence GTGACTCGTCGGACCGCAGTGACGGCTGTGGCGGCCGCTGTGCTGTACGTGGTGCTGTGGGTCGGCTTCGCGCTGGAATGGTCGTGGCTGACGACGTTCGACGGGTGGTTCCTGGACCCGATGCGCGACTTCGGTGTCGCGCATCCGGCCTGGGTGGCGCTGTGGGACGCGTTCTGCATCCTCCTCGGGCCCGCCGTCTTCCGGTTGCTGACCCTGATCCCCATCATCTGGCTACTGGTGCGCGGCGACCGCGCCGCGGCGCTGTTCTTGTTCGTCAGCGTCGAACTCAACGGCGTGGTCATCGAGGTGGCCAAGTACCTCGCGGATCGCCCGCGCCCGGAGACCGCGATGGTGGAGGCGTGGTCGACGTCGTTCCCGTCCGGGCACGCCCTCGGCGTCTTGGTGAGTGTCCTGGCGCTGCTGACGGTGTTGCTGCCGATGGTGGCCCCACGCTGGCGGCGGCCGCTGATGGTGGCCGGGGCGGTGATCGTCGTCGCCATCGGGTGGGGCCGGGTGGTCCTCAACGTCCACCACCCCTCCGACGTGCTGGCCGGCTGGGCGCTGGGTTACCTGTACTTCCTGGCGTGTCGGCCGCTGCTCACGGTAGGGGGCGGAAGACCGGCAACACTCGATACAGCGACGTGA
- a CDS encoding RidA family protein, producing the protein MPKVVSLIRSSALSDVAEYAYAATAPDDARLIFLAGACPLNADGSTANVGDYAGQAAKCVETLTAALGALGATLQDVISTRVLVASSRQADLVSAWEVVRDAFGEHDVPSTLFGVTVLGYDDQLVEIEAIAAVQD; encoded by the coding sequence ATGCCCAAAGTCGTCTCGCTCATCCGCTCCTCGGCGCTGTCCGACGTCGCCGAGTACGCCTACGCGGCCACCGCGCCGGACGACGCACGCCTGATCTTCTTGGCGGGCGCCTGCCCGCTGAACGCCGACGGCTCCACCGCCAATGTCGGCGACTACGCCGGCCAGGCCGCAAAGTGCGTAGAAACGCTGACAGCGGCACTCGGGGCCCTGGGCGCCACCCTGCAGGACGTCATCAGCACCCGAGTGCTGGTGGCCTCGTCCCGACAGGCCGACTTGGTCTCCGCCTGGGAGGTCGTCCGGGACGCCTTCGGCGAGCACGACGTTCCCAGCACGCTGTTCGGCGTCACGGTCCTCGGCTACGACGATCAACTCGTGGAGATCGAAGCCATCGCCGCGGTTCAGGACTGA
- a CDS encoding amidohydrolase family protein, which produces MDDIASVRQIWQQLELPGIVDVHTHFMPKSVMDKVWRYFDSAGPLTGREWPIRYRTAEEERVHTLRRFGVRAFSSLVYAHKPDMAEWLNGWAHQFALQTPDCLSTATFYPEAGAPAYVERAITQGAKLFKSHIQVGGYSPNDPLLDGVWAILQDSATPVVIHCGSGPAPGEFTGPEPIRELLRRFPRLVLVIAHMGMPEYVEFLDICAAHPQVRLDTTMAFTGFAEEMMPFPVDHLHRLHDLGERILFGSDFPNIPYSYADAMRALVKLGVGDDDWLRDVFYRNGARLFGLS; this is translated from the coding sequence ATGGATGACATAGCCTCGGTCCGGCAGATCTGGCAACAGTTGGAGCTGCCGGGCATCGTCGACGTCCACACACATTTCATGCCGAAATCGGTGATGGACAAGGTGTGGCGGTACTTCGACTCGGCCGGACCGCTGACCGGGCGCGAATGGCCCATCCGCTACCGCACCGCCGAAGAGGAGCGCGTACATACGCTGCGCCGCTTCGGTGTTCGCGCGTTCAGCTCGCTGGTGTACGCGCACAAGCCGGACATGGCCGAATGGCTCAACGGCTGGGCCCACCAATTCGCGCTGCAGACCCCGGACTGCCTGAGCACCGCGACGTTCTACCCCGAAGCCGGTGCCCCGGCCTACGTCGAGCGGGCAATCACCCAGGGCGCCAAGCTGTTCAAGTCACACATCCAGGTCGGCGGGTACAGCCCGAACGACCCACTGCTCGACGGGGTGTGGGCAATCCTGCAGGACAGCGCGACGCCGGTGGTCATCCACTGCGGTTCGGGGCCGGCCCCCGGCGAGTTCACCGGACCCGAACCGATTCGGGAGCTGCTGCGCCGCTTCCCGCGGCTGGTTCTCGTCATCGCGCACATGGGGATGCCCGAGTACGTCGAGTTCCTCGACATCTGCGCGGCGCACCCGCAGGTCCGGTTGGACACCACCATGGCCTTCACCGGGTTCGCCGAGGAGATGATGCCGTTTCCCGTCGACCACCTGCACCGACTGCACGATCTGGGCGAACGCATTCTGTTCGGCAGCGACTTTCCGAACATCCCGTACAGCTACGCCGACGCGATGCGCGCACTGGTCAAACTCGGTGTCGGCGACGATGACTGGCTGCGCGACGTGTTCTACCGCAACGGGGCCCGGCTGTTCGGCCTGTCCTGA
- a CDS encoding alpha/beta hydrolase family protein, with protein sequence MGSSDPAAVRPEPDPPVDPPIPYPDVPGADAGERGLPDRSELTLGQRAIVDASVVADLGLRTGIASLVGAAMLPPVIAGVLRGNDLRREREHLRFYADLAAQRDAEASFPAPTAKPRVSVQPANPVARQVAHGDVRHVQFQSSYEARNPEMRNLWRGLNRNNVVHAQHWRHDDGPHPTLCVIHGFLGSPYLFNGLFFSLPWFYRTGFDVLLYTLPFHGRRAERFSPFSGYGFFSNGMAGMAEAMAQAVHDFRSVLDYLESTGVDKIALTGMSLGGYTSSLIACVEDRLEAVIPNVPVVNPESAFDDWWPANKLVEFGRHASGISREEAAQASAFHSPLNYAPKVPKDRRLIITGLGDRLAPPEQAEALWEHWDRCAFHWFPGNHILHVSQPEYLRRMTRFLRPVMF encoded by the coding sequence ATGGGCTCATCTGACCCCGCCGCCGTGCGGCCCGAACCCGATCCCCCGGTCGACCCGCCGATCCCCTATCCCGACGTTCCCGGCGCCGACGCCGGCGAGCGCGGCCTGCCGGACCGCTCCGAACTGACGCTGGGGCAACGGGCCATCGTCGATGCGTCCGTGGTGGCCGACCTGGGGTTACGCACCGGCATCGCCTCCCTGGTGGGCGCGGCCATGCTGCCGCCGGTCATCGCCGGGGTGCTGCGGGGCAACGACCTCCGCCGCGAACGCGAACACCTGCGGTTCTATGCCGACCTGGCAGCTCAACGCGACGCCGAGGCGTCGTTTCCGGCTCCCACCGCCAAGCCGCGCGTGTCGGTCCAACCGGCCAACCCCGTCGCGCGCCAGGTCGCCCATGGCGACGTTCGGCACGTGCAGTTCCAAAGCAGTTATGAAGCCCGCAACCCCGAGATGCGCAACCTGTGGCGCGGGCTCAACCGCAACAACGTCGTGCACGCCCAGCACTGGCGCCACGACGACGGCCCGCACCCCACGCTGTGCGTCATCCACGGCTTCCTCGGTTCGCCGTATCTGTTCAACGGCCTGTTCTTCTCGCTGCCGTGGTTCTACCGCACCGGTTTCGACGTGTTGCTCTACACGTTGCCTTTCCACGGGCGCCGCGCCGAACGGTTCTCACCGTTCAGCGGGTACGGCTTCTTCTCCAACGGGATGGCGGGCATGGCCGAGGCCATGGCGCAGGCGGTCCACGACTTCCGCTCCGTGCTGGACTATCTGGAGTCCACCGGCGTCGACAAGATCGCGCTGACGGGTATGTCCCTGGGTGGTTACACCTCGTCGCTGATCGCCTGCGTCGAGGACCGGTTGGAGGCCGTCATCCCGAATGTGCCTGTGGTGAACCCGGAATCGGCGTTCGACGACTGGTGGCCGGCCAACAAGCTGGTGGAGTTCGGCCGCCATGCCAGCGGGATCAGCAGGGAGGAAGCCGCGCAGGCCTCGGCGTTCCACTCGCCGCTGAACTATGCGCCCAAGGTGCCCAAGGATCGCCGGCTCATCATCACCGGCCTGGGCGACCGGCTGGCGCCACCCGAACAGGCCGAGGCGTTGTGGGAACACTGGGACCGTTGCGCGTTCCACTGGTTCCCCGGCAACCACATCCTGCACGTCAGTCAGCCGGAATACCTGCGCCGGATGACCCGATTCCTGCGCCCCGTTATGTTCTGA
- the eccE gene encoding type VII secretion protein EccE, producing MRIAWPGAGRLTLMALAVVPAAMAYPWQTVTGQWALGIAVVVVIILLAQWRGMFFTTMLKRRIALLGARESGGGAHQLVQRTEADAQTTAVLRVLPESDGDLPLDVIAGYLDRYGLRCEAVRVTSRNTPGERTTWIGLTMSAATNLTELQARSPRIPLRDTAEVTLRRLADHLRELGWAVTTSEVDVPDILGPQAKPKWRAVQDGEGSYVTAYAIDVNDALPETLDKLWAYSSPEVWTAVQITPGVRVAAAAAIRTDELPDRGGAPLAGLNPLRGYQLEALDALSPNAADPLPGARVGTVDVAALRWPAGAEKVRT from the coding sequence GTGAGGATTGCTTGGCCGGGAGCCGGTCGACTCACCCTGATGGCGTTGGCGGTGGTGCCCGCGGCCATGGCCTATCCCTGGCAGACCGTGACCGGTCAATGGGCCCTCGGAATCGCCGTGGTCGTGGTGATCATCCTGCTGGCCCAATGGCGCGGGATGTTCTTCACCACCATGCTCAAGCGGCGCATCGCGCTGCTCGGTGCGCGCGAATCCGGCGGCGGCGCCCACCAATTGGTGCAGCGCACCGAAGCCGACGCGCAGACCACCGCCGTGCTGCGGGTGCTGCCGGAAAGCGACGGCGACCTGCCCCTGGACGTCATCGCCGGTTACCTGGACCGGTACGGCCTGCGGTGCGAGGCGGTGCGGGTCACCAGCCGCAACACCCCCGGCGAGCGCACCACGTGGATCGGGCTCACCATGTCGGCGGCCACCAACCTGACCGAGCTGCAGGCGCGTTCGCCGCGAATCCCGCTGCGCGACACCGCGGAGGTCACGTTGCGCCGGCTCGCCGACCATCTGCGTGAACTGGGCTGGGCGGTCACCACTTCCGAGGTCGATGTGCCGGACATCCTCGGCCCGCAGGCCAAGCCGAAGTGGCGGGCCGTCCAGGACGGGGAGGGCAGCTACGTCACGGCGTACGCGATCGACGTCAACGACGCGTTGCCCGAGACGCTGGACAAGCTGTGGGCGTACTCTTCTCCGGAGGTGTGGACCGCGGTGCAGATCACCCCGGGTGTTCGGGTGGCGGCGGCCGCCGCGATCCGCACCGACGAGTTGCCCGACCGTGGCGGTGCACCGCTGGCGGGCCTGAACCCGCTGCGTGGCTACCAGCTGGAGGCGCTGGATGCGTTGTCGCCCAACGCCGCCGATCCGCTGCCCGGTGCCCGGGTGGGCACCGTCGACGTGGCCGCCCTGCGGTGGCCGGCCGGTGCGGAGAAGGTCAGAACATAA
- the mycP gene encoding type VII secretion-associated serine protease mycosin, whose amino-acid sequence MTRVLRRGLRATAAGCAAALVMSPAAWAISPPTVDPETPPPAGTTGPAAPMQQRGDCITTGVLPGFDPGAASPNQRMLNLEGAWRFSRGEGQTVAVIDTGVKPGPRLPNVDGGGDYVANGDGLTDCDGHGTLVAGIIAGQPGDDAFSGVAPAARILSIRQTSPRYSPRTSGGDPMLEHAVVDIASLARAVVRAADLGARVINISSATCLPAGSDVDQAALGAALRYAAVDKDAVVVAAAGNTGPNGIAGGQACQPNPLGGSTNPEDPRNWAAVGAVSTPSWWQPYVLSVGSLTSGGQPSAFTMSGPWVGIAAPGENIVSVSNGDGGLANGVPSERGQMSTISGTSFATAYVSGVAALVRSRFPEMPANHVIQRLTRTAHNGARDPSNLVGAGTLDPVAALTWELPPPPPGESKTTRIAAPVVAPPENHTPRNIAFAGTAALALAVAATAFAAHRRKERSQ is encoded by the coding sequence ATGACCCGAGTGCTTCGTCGGGGGCTGCGGGCCACGGCGGCCGGATGCGCGGCCGCCCTGGTGATGAGCCCGGCAGCGTGGGCGATCAGCCCACCGACCGTCGACCCGGAGACCCCGCCGCCGGCCGGTACCACCGGCCCGGCCGCGCCGATGCAACAGCGCGGGGACTGCATCACGACCGGCGTGCTGCCGGGCTTCGACCCGGGCGCGGCCTCGCCGAATCAGCGGATGCTCAATCTCGAAGGGGCCTGGCGTTTCTCGCGGGGTGAGGGACAGACCGTCGCAGTGATCGACACCGGGGTCAAGCCGGGGCCCCGGCTGCCCAATGTCGACGGCGGCGGCGACTACGTCGCCAACGGCGACGGGCTGACCGACTGCGACGGCCACGGCACCCTGGTCGCCGGCATCATCGCCGGACAGCCGGGTGACGACGCCTTCTCCGGTGTCGCACCGGCGGCCCGGATCCTGTCGATCCGGCAGACCTCGCCGCGGTACTCACCCCGCACCAGCGGTGGCGACCCGATGCTCGAGCACGCCGTGGTGGACATCGCCTCGTTGGCGCGGGCCGTCGTGCGCGCCGCCGACCTCGGTGCCCGTGTCATCAACATCTCCTCGGCGACCTGCCTGCCCGCCGGCAGCGACGTGGACCAGGCCGCACTCGGCGCGGCGCTGCGCTACGCGGCGGTGGACAAGGACGCCGTCGTCGTGGCCGCGGCCGGCAACACCGGACCGAACGGCATCGCCGGCGGCCAGGCCTGCCAGCCCAATCCGCTTGGCGGTTCGACCAATCCGGAGGATCCGCGGAACTGGGCGGCCGTCGGGGCGGTGTCGACGCCGTCATGGTGGCAGCCCTACGTGCTGTCGGTGGGATCGCTGACCTCCGGCGGACAGCCCTCGGCCTTCACCATGAGCGGGCCGTGGGTCGGGATCGCGGCTCCGGGCGAGAACATCGTCTCGGTGAGCAACGGCGACGGTGGCCTGGCCAACGGTGTGCCGTCCGAGCGCGGGCAGATGTCCACGATCAGCGGCACCAGCTTCGCCACCGCCTACGTGTCCGGGGTGGCCGCACTGGTGCGCAGTCGTTTCCCGGAGATGCCGGCCAACCATGTCATCCAGCGGCTGACCCGCACCGCCCACAACGGGGCGCGCGATCCGTCCAACCTGGTGGGCGCCGGCACGCTGGACCCGGTGGCGGCGCTGACCTGGGAACTGCCGCCCCCGCCGCCCGGCGAATCGAAGACCACCCGCATCGCGGCGCCGGTAGTGGCCCCGCCCGAGAACCACACCCCGCGCAACATCGCGTTCGCCGGCACGGCAGCCCTGGCGCTAGCCGTTGCCGCCACGGCCTTCGCGGCGCACCGACGAAAGGAACGCTCCCAGTGA
- the eccD gene encoding type VII secretion integral membrane protein EccD produces MATPVLPIVRVAVLAESRITEIALPAQVPLREIMPAVLRLLPDDEDGQDSGDEPTTRGRLSLAPIGGATFSLDATLDTVGVVDGDLLALQPVPAGPAAPGIVEDIADAAVIFSESRTRPWGTAHIQRAARAAVIVLLLAGTGFAVAHRLLTGDVAGLFAVSALAAVAVVAALALRARAQQPAVELSIAALVPIAAAFALAVPGEFGAPQLILAAAGVTAWSLISTFISERSLGFFTAGTVVGFGVLVASAVAAVWSVSLVALGCGLIVLALLVTVQAAHLSAMWARLPLPVIPAPGDPAPSAPPLKILEDLPRRVRISDAHQTGFIAGAVILSVLGSLAIAQSHSPGVWGWYIVIATAAAAILRARVWDTAACKAWLLAQPYLVGVALIITFSVQGRYQLALWALVALAVVTVVWIFAATNPKFASPETYSLPMRRYVSFLAAAIDASLIPVMAYGVGLFTWVLNR; encoded by the coding sequence ATTGCCACTCCGGTTCTGCCGATCGTGCGCGTGGCGGTCCTGGCCGAGAGCCGGATCACCGAGATCGCGTTGCCGGCCCAGGTGCCGCTGCGCGAGATCATGCCGGCCGTGCTGCGCCTGCTGCCGGACGACGAGGACGGGCAGGACAGCGGCGACGAGCCGACGACCCGTGGTCGGCTGAGCCTGGCGCCGATCGGGGGTGCCACGTTCTCGTTGGACGCCACCCTGGACACCGTCGGTGTTGTCGACGGCGATCTGCTTGCGCTGCAGCCGGTTCCGGCCGGCCCCGCCGCACCGGGCATCGTCGAGGACATCGCCGACGCGGCGGTCATCTTCTCCGAGTCGCGGACCCGGCCGTGGGGCACCGCCCACATCCAGCGCGCCGCGCGCGCGGCCGTCATCGTGCTGCTGTTGGCGGGCACCGGCTTCGCCGTGGCCCACCGCCTGCTCACCGGTGACGTCGCCGGGCTGTTCGCGGTGAGCGCCCTGGCGGCGGTGGCCGTGGTCGCGGCGCTGGCGCTGCGGGCCCGTGCCCAGCAGCCCGCCGTGGAACTGTCGATCGCCGCGCTGGTCCCGATCGCCGCGGCATTCGCGCTGGCCGTGCCGGGCGAATTCGGTGCGCCGCAACTGATTCTGGCTGCTGCCGGGGTGACGGCCTGGTCGTTGATCAGCACGTTCATCTCGGAACGCTCGCTGGGCTTCTTCACCGCCGGCACCGTCGTCGGATTCGGGGTGCTGGTGGCCTCGGCCGTCGCCGCGGTCTGGAGCGTGTCGCTGGTGGCGCTGGGCTGCGGCCTGATCGTGCTGGCGCTGCTGGTCACCGTGCAGGCCGCGCACCTTTCGGCGATGTGGGCCCGGCTGCCGCTGCCCGTCATCCCCGCACCGGGCGACCCGGCGCCGTCGGCTCCGCCGCTGAAGATCCTCGAGGACCTGCCGCGCCGGGTGCGCATCAGCGATGCACACCAGACCGGCTTCATCGCCGGCGCGGTGATCCTGTCGGTGCTGGGCTCGCTGGCCATCGCGCAGTCGCACTCGCCGGGCGTGTGGGGCTGGTACATCGTGATCGCGACCGCCGCCGCGGCCATCCTGCGGGCCCGCGTCTGGGACACCGCTGCGTGCAAGGCGTGGCTGTTGGCCCAGCCGTACCTGGTGGGCGTCGCGCTGATCATCACCTTCTCCGTTCAGGGCCGCTACCAGCTGGCGCTGTGGGCGCTGGTGGCGCTCGCGGTGGTCACCGTGGTGTGGATCTTCGCGGCCACCAACCCGAAATTCGCCTCGCCGGAGACCTACTCGCTGCCGATGCGGCGCTACGTGAGCTTCCTGGCCGCCGCCATCGACGCCTCGCTGATCCCCGTCATGGCCTACGGGGTGGGCCTGTTCACCTGGGTCCTCAATCGATGA
- a CDS encoding ESX secretion-associated protein EspG, which translates to MRTPNAVELTVEGAWYIADTVGAGTFPWVLAITPPYQDGSERAAFVARQTEHLTRLGVLVGDKIDPAVQQWIRVVCFPEQWLELRFVGSGADEGDLLRGIVARRGEHTVVALRNAQLVTFTAMDIAEPYGLVPVVTVGLSNRAPARFDEFAMPARVGARADEQLRKGAELSSVLDYLGVPTSAHAVVQSVFSGPRRYVEIVAGQRREATQQTTDVGVAVVDTDEGRVLVNPTRAFDGEWISTFAPGTPFAIALALQNLTATLPDGQWFPSAPMARDFTTQRI; encoded by the coding sequence GTGAGAACGCCTAATGCGGTCGAGTTGACCGTCGAGGGCGCCTGGTACATCGCGGATACCGTGGGCGCCGGCACCTTTCCCTGGGTGCTGGCGATCACGCCGCCGTACCAGGACGGTTCGGAGCGCGCGGCCTTCGTCGCGCGCCAAACCGAGCATCTGACCCGCCTGGGGGTGCTGGTCGGAGACAAGATCGATCCAGCGGTTCAGCAATGGATCCGGGTGGTGTGCTTCCCGGAGCAGTGGCTCGAACTGCGTTTCGTCGGCAGCGGGGCCGACGAGGGGGACCTGCTGCGGGGGATCGTCGCGCGCCGCGGTGAGCACACCGTGGTGGCGCTGCGGAACGCGCAGCTGGTCACCTTCACGGCGATGGACATCGCCGAACCGTACGGGCTGGTGCCGGTGGTGACGGTGGGCCTGTCGAATCGTGCCCCGGCACGGTTCGACGAGTTCGCCATGCCGGCCCGAGTCGGTGCCCGCGCCGACGAACAACTGCGCAAGGGCGCCGAATTGTCCAGCGTGCTGGACTATCTCGGGGTCCCCACCTCGGCGCACGCCGTGGTGCAATCGGTCTTCAGCGGCCCGCGGCGATACGTCGAGATCGTCGCGGGGCAACGCCGGGAGGCCACCCAGCAGACCACCGACGTCGGCGTTGCCGTCGTCGACACCGACGAAGGCCGGGTGTTGGTGAACCCGACCCGCGCCTTCGACGGCGAATGGATTTCCACCTTCGCGCCCGGCACGCCGTTTGCCATCGCGTTGGCCTTGCAGAACCTCACGGCGACGCTGCCCGACGGCCAATGGTTTCCGTCGGCGCCCATGGCCCGTGACTTCACCACCCAAAGAATCTGA